The following coding sequences are from one Rhipicephalus microplus isolate Deutch F79 chromosome 3, USDA_Rmic, whole genome shotgun sequence window:
- the LOC119172821 gene encoding protein ABHD15: protein MTTTELMAEAIQLLFLSPLSTFSVLVWLAALLLHALSPRLEPRGSRPRLVARESDFSRFLATAIPALTQAYAPPAWARHPTVQSLLAATVLRRSTEVPFFRTHLQLRDRGLVALDWAGSTPSAQPANPDEVLLIVLVLPDLGRDPCSVGDTCRAILARGMRAVVLTQRGHAGCPLTTPRLQAYGDPGDLRQVVRFLRGHYGRCRVAVLGIGTGADLLLAYLGDTGSSSGLLAAVAISPLYEPEKLLEQSPWPIGVLRRRALQRVVAEHGGVLCRAGYSSSSATSAAVDVEGALSATSWMDVEQKVLWPACGASSAAQYWERNAPLRDADDIATPLLCVSSADDPAVPQWALPMDIFQIDPQLVLLLTEHGGHGGFVAGLGSSSPTAPRSWADGVALDFIAATLDFTSRDGRLRKCATR from the exons ATGACCACAACGGAACTGATGGCGGAAGCGATTCAACTTCTTTTCCTGTCCCCGCTGTCCACCTTCTCCGTACTCGTGTGGCTGGCAGCGCTGCTGCTGCACGCTCTGTCGCCGCGCCTGGAGCCCCGCGGATCGAGGCCTCGGCTGGTCGCTCGCGAGTCGGACTTCTCCCGCTTCCTGGCCACGGCGATTCCCGCGCTGACGCAAGCCTACGCGCCGCCGGCTTGGGCGCGGCACCCGACCGTCCAGTCGCTGCTCGCGGCTACGGTGTTGCGGCGATCCACAGAGGTGCCCTTCTTCAG GACACATTTGCAGCTCCGTGACCGTGGTCTGGTGGCCCTGGACTGGGCGGGCAGCACACCATCTGCACAGCCGGCCAACCCGGACGAGGTGCTGCTCATTGTGCTCGTTCTGCCCGACCTGGGCCGAGACCCGTGCAGCGTGGGCGACACCTGCCGAGCCATTTTGGCGCGGGGCATGAGGGCCGTGGTGCTCACACAGCGGGGACATGCCGGGTGTCCGCTCACTACGCCTAGACTGCAG GCGTACGGTGACCCCGGAGACCTACGGCAAGTGGTGAGGTTCCTGCGCGGCCATTACggtcgctgccgtgtcgccgtgtTAGGTATCGGAACGGGCGCCGACTTGCTGCTAGCCTATTTGGGAGACACCGGATCCTCATCGGGTCTACTCGCAGCCGTCGCCATCTCGCCGCTCTACGAGCCCGAGAAACTGCTCGAACAGTCGCCCTGGCCGATCG GCGTACTCCGCCGTCGAGCCCTGCAGCGCGTTGTGGCGGAGCACGGCGGCGTTCTCTGCCGGGCCGGCTACTCCTCGAGCTCAGCGACGTCGGCGGCCGTGGACGTGGAGGGGGCCCTGTCGGCCACCAGCTGGATGGACGTCGAACAGAAGGTGCTGTGGCCCGCGTGCGGCGCCAGCAGCGCCGCGCAGTACTGGGAGCGCAACGCGCCGCTGCGAGACGCCGACGACATCGCGACGCCGCTGCTGTGCGTGTCCAGTGCGGACGACCCCGCGGTGCCGCAATGGGCACTCCCCATGGATATCTTCCAG ATTGACCCGCAACTGGTGTTGCTTCTCACCGAGCACGGTGGCCACGGCGGTTTCgtggcgggccttggctcttcctcgccgacagcaccCCGGTCGTGGGCGGACGGCGTGGCACTGGACTTCATCGCGGCAACCTTGGACTTCACGAGCCGTGACGGACGGTTACGCAAGTGCGCCACCCGATGA